CATTCATCATATTCCTCACTGAGCGCATTAGATATTCAATTATCATCCATCACCTTCTTGAAATTGCACATTTCCACACTTCCACCTGATTTTTGTCTGATTCCTTTGAACATCCATCCGCCACGCTACTAGAATTGAAAATACAGTTCGGTGTGTCCAACCTGTGCCTGGCTGCACAGGTTGCGATGCTCGATTTGTAACGACACCTTCTTTATGCTCTGCCCAGGATGCGTTGGGATGGTGTGGTATATGTTCTGGATCTTGGTGTCCTACGAGAGCCCGGCAGAGCATCCGACCATCAGCCAAGAGGAGCGTCGTTACATTGAGGAGAGCATCGGCGAAAGTGCCCAACTGGTGGGTGCCATGGAAGTGAGTTCTCAAACTGTACGCCTTATACCTCCATGCCTGGTGCTGCACGACCAGCTGATTCTCTGTTTGCTGTAACAGAAATACAAGACCCCCTGGAGGAAGTTCTTCTCCTCCATGCCTGTCTATGCAATCATTGTGGCCAATTTCTGCAGGAGCTGGACTTTTTACCTGCTCCTCATCAGCCAGCCTGCATACTTTGAAGAGGTGTTTGGCTTTGAAATAAGCAAGGTAATCAATTCCCTTATAATGTCTGGTGTCGGTCCTAAGAATATCTTCCGACGTCACGCTGTCGAATGTGCCTTGCTATAAAACGAGGGGTTTCTCAGGGGAATGAAAGACAAGACATTAAGCAGACATTAGGGGCATTAGAAGACATAAAAATGTGATgtcaatcaaataaataaagatcaggACAGACAAATAAAATCCACTTCCAATTTTGAGATTTAGATTCCAAGAATTAAacgatatattttttttttattgtgagctTTTGATGAACAGTGCAGTCGCGTTGTTGCGGTGACTTTAGATGTCTTTCCAGGAAGTCGTTGTTACTCCAATAAATCCAGCCAGTTCCTTCCATGTTGGGTTAAGAATCCCTTCCTGCATTCCGGTGATGAGATAAAATAATTGCGCCTCCTACTGGCAACAGAAAGTTACCGGTTTTATGCATCTCTACTTGATAGAGTCCTCGTATGGACTGATGACTTGATGATGCTTTAGTTTAGTGTGATGGTTGAGGCTGTTAAAATGAAGCAAACTCTCTTAGGATTTGACTCGACTGAGTCATGAATCGCTGTGAAGTTGTCACATCTGCCTTAAGACAAAGTGCTTCATGGTTTCTCAGGTCGGAATAGTGTCAGCGCTCCCTCACTTGGTGATGACCATCATCGTGCCCTTGGGAGGCCAGTTGGCGGACTACCTGCGGACCCACAACATCTTGTCCACCACCGTGGTCAGGAAAATCATGAACTGTGGAGGTGAAGGTTTGATCTGTTGCAACATCACAGAAATATTCCTCATCGCCCCGTCAGTTGACGTGTGTCTTGTTGTCTTTTAGGGTTCGGCATGGAGGCCACTCTCCTATTGGTGGTTGGTTATTCTCACAGCAAGGGTGTGGCCATCTCTTTCTTAGTTCTGGCAGTGGGGTTTAGTGGATTTGCAATATCAGGCGAGTGCAGAAACGATCAGTTTTGAGATGCGTTCTGCTCAAAAAGATTAACATTAAACAGAAAACCAACTCTTTGCTGCGATAGGTTTTAATGTCAACCATCTCGACATCGCCCCACGCTATGCCAGCATCCTCATGGGAATATCCAATGGCGTGGGAACTCTGTCCGGGATGGTCTGCCCTCTGATAGTGGGAGCCATGACCAAAAACAAGGTGAGTCATGTTATTTACCCGCAATGTTAGATGACATCGGCTTCATCAACCAGTAAGAAGACTCGTGTCTGATGCTACTTGAACTTTGGCGGAAAATTTAGTCTCAATTCAgctgagaaaataaaagaagtgaATAGATgtaagtaaaaaagaaaaaaaaactcaaccTGGCTACAACTGCTTTCTGTTTAGACCCGGGAAGAGTGGCAGTATGTCTTCCTCATAGCATCCCTTGTGCATTATGGAGGCGTGGTGTTTTACGGGATCTTTGCATCTGGGGAGAAGCAGCCGTGGGCCGACCCCGAAGACACCAGTGAAGAGAAATGCGGCTTCATCGATGAGGACGAGCTGGCCGAAGAGACGGGCGACATCACGCAGGGCTACGGCGCCATGGGCGGGCCAGCTAAAAGCTATGGGGCCACCGCGCAGCTCAACGGAGGCTGGGTGCAGGACTGGGATAAGACGGAGGAGTATGTGCAGGAACCTGCAGGGAAGATGTATTCTGAGCGAGGCTACTCTTAAAGCAGACGGCGGCGGTGAGTCTGCTTGCAAAGACGGACCCTCCGCCTTGGGTCCCACCAAACAAGCATCATCATAGGTAGTTAAATCCACTCTGTGTATTCCAGTTAGAGAGTGGCACAGCCAGTGTAAAGAAATAGTTCATCGCAAAGCAGAACAATCCTCATTAGATTCTCACACGTTTCTCATGACATCCACTTCCTTGTAGGGCTTCACTACACAGAGAGCGGTTTAAAGCAAAACTGCAGGCACACATAGGTTGTACTTCTTTGGCACCCTGACCTCAGCAAACTACTTGAACAACGTTAGCCAGACGACACTGCAGGTGACCATCGTCATATATCGGGTCTATCGCTGAAGCACCACTCTGATTGCACTGAAACTATAAGTATTCTAAAAACCCGATCCTGTTCCGTTTCTCCAGTGTGTTTTATGTACTGTAGATACCTGTATACTGTTTCTGTGAGACTATATTGTGAATTTTTGGGTCGTTGATCTGTGTTAACATTAATATTAAAGGCCATATTTTTCATGGACAGCACCTTTTCAGGGAGATGTctgcttgcaaaaaaaaaaaggtcttcttcttctcaagCAAGGCCTATAATAATaaactatgacaaaaaaaaaatagcgcGAGTGAGGTTGAGCCGTAGagttttagtgtgtgtttgttgcatgAATTTGCTCAGATCAATGTTTCAGATGCAGACGCCTCACAGCCATTCATAGTCCTCATTCAGCCTGCTGCTTTCTTCTGACATTGGAAATAATAAAAGGGACGTTGATAATCAGATGTGTGAGACAAATCCAAAAAGTTTGGGAGGCGATTGCTCAGAAGatgttatttattgatgtttggTGTGCACTGCAATAAATTCTGTGTACCAGCCGCCACCCACCACACTCTGTTTTGTAATGTAACACTGGCTTGCTATATCTAAGTGGGTTTGTTTTGGAGTCGTGTGATAATCAACAttaatgcgtgtgtgtttttacaaatTGCTACTGGAGAATCCAGCGTTAGTGCTCACGATGCAGGACGTATTGTTGCATTTTGACGGCGAGGAATGCAGTACTGTGTGTGAACAACCAGGTTTTGTGATCTCTTTGGTGTTTTTCTCGGCTGTTCTCATTGTCGCCAAGAGTATAAATAGATATTGTCATATTTGAGTGGACCACTTGAATTCGTAGATCGCTCCTTCCACCtgcctttattttctctttgaacACGTTTTTCGTTTGCTGTACGAAAACTGCAAGGATGTTtaaaatatatggatatataAGAATGTTTATTATGACCAAAAGATGCTATTGCGGCTTCGTGCCGGACATTTACGTGAAACACATCAATGTGATTTTATGGCTTCTAATATTGTGTTTAATGAAGAGGTATCTTGATGTCAAAAAGTGTTATAAAATAGCTtatcattttatattaaaaaaccCAACCAAAAATGAAGTTTTTGTACTCTCTTGTGTTGATGTGATCCACTGGGCTCTCTTCTGCGCTTTATTTTAAGTTCAGTTAAACACTTTCTCCAATCAACGTCCTCCAGCGCCTCTTCTCTCCACACTCCTCATTAGTAAATCAATGGCCGAGGTCTCTGGAGTCCAGTGAAGACAATTGGACCTGGTTGCTTGGTAATTGGTAAAAGGAGACAAAACAGCAACACTGGCACTATTATCCAAGTTTGCATCCCCACAAACTCAGCTCCTGACTCTAATATGCAGTTGAACATCTGCTAAAGAGGCGCAAGTTCTTAAATATGTGATGAATCCAAATCTCACTCTCCTCTGGGAAAGAAGAACAAGTAGCCAATTAAAAACAGTCGAGTGACGATGTAATGCCGGTGAGCGTGGACATCATGGTTGCAGCCCGCTTCAGTTTTTCTGAGGTCACATGCAACACGTTCAACTACTGACCCAGCTCATGCATTAAATCTAATCACAGCACAAATCAATACCGTTTAGCTCTGGAGCAGGCTGGAGTTGTGAAACCAAAATCATTCCACTGaataaaaggtgtgtgtgtgtggggggggggggaccaa
The sequence above is drawn from the Brachionichthys hirsutus isolate HB-005 chromosome 5, CSIRO-AGI_Bhir_v1, whole genome shotgun sequence genome and encodes:
- the slc17a6a gene encoding vesicular glutamate transporter 2.2; the encoded protein is MEPGKERSFPPNKEGLKQMAGKALGNLYRRLEKRQQAGEAIELTEDGRPSAEPERKAPLCDCTCFGLPRRYIIAMLSGMGFCISFGIRCNLGVAIVSMVNNSTIHQNGRIIIKEKAKFNWGPETVGMIHGSFFWGYIVTQIPGGYISSRLAANRVFGAAIVLTSILNMFIPSAARAHYGCVIFVRILQGLVEGVTYPACHGIWSKWAPPLERSRLATISFCGSYAGAVIAMPLAGILVQYTGWSSVFYVYGCVGMVWYMFWILVSYESPAEHPTISQEERRYIEESIGESAQLVGAMEKYKTPWRKFFSSMPVYAIIVANFCRSWTFYLLLISQPAYFEEVFGFEISKVGIVSALPHLVMTIIVPLGGQLADYLRTHNILSTTVVRKIMNCGGFGMEATLLLVVGYSHSKGVAISFLVLAVGFSGFAISGFNVNHLDIAPRYASILMGISNGVGTLSGMVCPLIVGAMTKNKTREEWQYVFLIASLVHYGGVVFYGIFASGEKQPWADPEDTSEEKCGFIDEDELAEETGDITQGYGAMGGPAKSYGATAQLNGGWVQDWDKTEEYVQEPAGKMYSERGYS